Genomic DNA from Nocardioides aquaticus:
CACGCTGGTGATCGGCGTGGCGCTGACCGCGATCGCGCTGGGCTCCTGGCTGGGCGGGCGTGCAGCCGACGCCACGGACCCGCGCCGGCTGCTCGGCCCGGCGATCGGGATCTCGGGCGCGGTCGTCGCGCTGACCCCGGCCACCGTCCGCTCCGCGGCCGAGGTCGCGCCGAGCGGGTTCGTGCTCGTGGCGCTCGGCGCCATCCTGGTGCCCGGAGCCCTGCTGTCGGCGGTGACGCCGATCGTCACGAAGCTCCGGTTGACCACCCTCGAGGAGACCGGCACGGTCGTCGGCCGGCTGTCCGGGATCGGTACGGCCGGGGCGATCGTCGGCACCGTGCTGACCGGCTTCGTGCTGATCTCGCGGGTCCCGGTCGGCGTGATCATGGTCGGCCTCGGCGTGGTGCTGCTGGCCACCGCGCTCCTGGTCGACCTGCGGGTGCGCGGCTGGTCCGGCTGGAGCCGGGGTGCCCGGGTCGGCGCCGGCGCGGCCGTCCTGGCCGGCGGCCTCGGGGTGCTGGTGGCTCCCGGCGGCTGCGACGTGGAGACCACCTACCACTGCGCCCGGGTCGTCGAGGACCCCGACGACCCCGACGGCCGGACACTGGTGCTCGACGGCCTGCGCCACTCCTACGTCGACCTCGGCGACCCGACCCGCCTGGACTTCGAGTACGTCCGGGCGCTCGCCGCCGTCGCCGACGCCTCCTTCCCGCCCGGCGAGCCGATCGCCGCCCAGCACCTCGGCGCCGGCGGGGCCACGCTGCCGCGCTACCTCGCCGCCGACCGGCCCGGCACCCGCAGCGTGGTCTCCGAGATCGACGGCGGGGTCGTCCAGGTCGACCTCGACCGGCTCGGCCTCGAGACCGGCCCGGACCTCGAGGTCCGGGTCGAGGACGCCCGCCTCGGCCTGGCCGACGTCGCCGACGACAGCCGCGACCTGGTCGTCGGTGACGCCTTCGGCGGCGTGAGCGTGCCCTGGCACCTCGCCACCGTCGAGATGATGGACGAGGTCGACCGGGTGCTCGAAGACGACGGCGTCTACGCCGCCAACGTCATCGACCACGCACCGCTGTCCTTCGCCCGCGCCGAGGTGGCCACGCTGGCCGCGGCGTTCGACCACGTCGCGCTGCTCGGCCCGAGCGACGTGCTCGACGCCTCCGGCGGCGGCAACATGGTCGTGGTCGCCTCCGACGCCCCGCTGCCGCTGGAGGAGGTCGCCCGCGGGCTCGACGAGCGGGAGACGCAGTGGGACGTGCTGAGCGGTGACGCGCTCGCGTCGTGGGTCGGCGACGCCGAGGTCCTCACCGACGACTTCGCGCCGGTCGACCAGCTGCTCACGCCGTACGGCGCCTGACACGCCCCGGTGGTCTCCGGCAGAGTGGTGGCGTGCCTGCCAGAGCCGCCGACGCGGCGGACGCCCCCGCCCACCGGCTGACCCGCGCCGGGGCGCGACGGCTGGCCGTGCGCGCCCAGCTGCTGACCGCGGACCGGCCCACCGACCTCCTGGACGTGGTCCGGCACCTCACGGTGGTCCAGCTCGACCCGACCGCGGCGGTCGCCCCCAGCGCCGACGTCGTGCTGTGGAGCAGGCTGGGTGGGTCGTACGCCCCGGCCGACCTGCGCGACGCCCTCGACGCCGGCAGCCTGGTCGAGCTGCACATGATGGCCCGTCCGGCCGAGGACGTCGCGCTGCTGCGCGCGGAGATGGCGGCCTGGCCGGGGGAGGACACCCCGACGTCCAGCTGGCCCAGCGAGCTGCGGGACTGGGTCGCGGCCAACGGCGGCTGCCGCCAGGAGATCCTCGCCCTGCTGCGCGCCGAGGGTCCGTTGCCCGTGCCGGAGCTGCCGGACACGTGCGTGAGGCCCTGGCGTTCGAGCGGGTGGAACCACGGCCGCGACCGGGTCCGGCTGCTCGAGCTCATGGTCGCCCGGGGCGAGGTCGCCGTCGTCGGTCGGGAGGGCCGCGACAAGGTCTACGACCTGGCCGAGCGCGTCTACCCCGACGACCCGGTGGTCCCGCTGGCCGAGGCGGAGGCCGAGCGTGACCGGCGCCGCCTGGCCGCCCTCGGCATCGCCCGACCGGGCCGGCTGGTCGTCCCGGGGGAGCCGGGGTCGGTGGGCGAGGCGGGGGAGCCGGCGGTGGTGGAGGGCGTCCGCGGGCGGTGGCGGGTCGACCCCGCCCTGCTCACCGACGTCGACGACGAGGTCCCGGGCCGGACGGCGCTGCTGTCGCCGCTGGACCGGCTGGTCGTCGACCGCAAGCGGGCCGCCGAGCTCTTCGCCTTCGACTTCGCCCTCGAGATGTACAAGCCGGTGGCCGCCCGGCGGTGGGGCTACTGGGCGCTGCCGGTCCTGCACCACGAGGAGCTCGTCGGCAAGGTCGACGCGAGCGCGGAGGCGTCCGAGGGCGTGCTGCGGGTCGACGCCGTGCACGAGGACGCTCCCTGGTCCCCGGCGGTCCGGGAGGCGGTAGACCGCGAGCTGGACGCGTTGGCGACCTGGCTGGGGCTGGAGGTCCTCCGGCTCGACCGCCGCTGAGTGGACGCCGTGGGGGCGGGGATCAGCAGACGGAGTCCTCGGGCTTCGGGTTCCCGAGACCGAAGACCGGGCGCAGCTTGAGACCGAGGTAGGTCCCGAGGAGCGCCATCGCGCCCCAGAGCCACCCGTGCAGGCTGAAGGAGGCGATCCCGGCGAAGTACGCCCCGATGTTGCAGCCGTAGGCGATCCGGGCGCCGTACCCCATCGCGATGCCGCCGAGGACCGCGCCGAGCGCGAGCTTGCCCGGGATCCGCCGGTGCAGGGTCCAGGCGCCGGCGGCAGCGGAGGCGACCAGGGCTCCGAGCATGATCCCGATGTCCATCACCGAGGTGGTGTCACCGAGCACACCGGCCTCGTACGACCCCGCGCGATCGGCCCAGTAGGACCACGAGGTGACGTCGACGCCGACGAGGTCGAGCAGCTTGGAGCCCCACAGCGCGAAGGCCGAGGTGATGCCCCAGGCCGAGCCGGACAGCCACAGGGTGAGGCCGTTCAGGCCGGCCAGCAGCAGCGCGCCGACCCACAGCGGCCAGGAACCGCGCACGGCGCGGGCGGCCCCGCGGGCCGAGGCCGGGCGGCCGGTCGGCGGCACGCGACGCCCGCGGCCCACGACGTAGGTGACCGCCACGACGGCGCCGATCGCGGCCAGCGTGATCAGCCACCCGCCGAGGTAGCCCGCGCCGGTGTCGGCCAGCGAGACCGGGCCGAAGGCGGGCAGGCCGAGCCAGAAGTCGAAGGTCCAGGCACCGAGCACCGACCCGACGACGAACCCGCCGAGGGTCAGCACGATGGCCGACTGCCCGCTGCCGACCGCGAAGAGCGTCCCGGAGGCGCAGGCACCGCCGACCTGCATGCCGATGCCGAAGAGGAAGGCGCCGATCACGACGCCGAAGCCGATCGGGGCCAGGGAGGCGGTGGGGGTGGTGCCGGCGCCGAAGGACGCGCCGGTGGCCAGGATCGGGGCGAAGAGCGTGGCCGCCACGGCGATCATCAGCATGTGCGCGCGCAGGCCGGCGCCCTGGCGCACCGCGACCAGCTGCCGCCAGGCGGAGGTGAAGCCGAAGCGGCTGTGGAACAGCACGAAGCCGAAGGCCGTGCCGACCGCGAAGAGGGTGGCTGTCATGCCCCCGGAGCGGGACCAGATGATGCCGCCCAGCACGAGGGTGCCGAGCAGGCCGGCGATCACCACCCCGGCCTGGGGGGGAGGTGCCGGCTCGGCACGCGCCGGTCGGGTGTCGGGACGGGCCGTCGCCTGGTCGGCGGAGAACTGTTCGGTAGCCACGAGGGGTCCAACCCGGCAGGGCCGGTGGGTGTTCCGTGGCGCGGGCCACGTCGTGGCGCTCGGCGGTGCGGCCGTCAGTCGTCGGCCGCGCTCCGCAGGACCCGCGCGGGGTTGCCGACCGCGACCACGCCGGCGGGCAGGTCACGGGTGACGACCGAGCCCGCACCGACCACGGTGTCCGCGCCGATCGTGACGCCGGGGCACACGATCACGCCGCCGCCCAGCCACACGTTGTCGCCGATCGTGATCGGCTCGGCCGCCTCCCACTTCGCGCGGCGCAGGTCGGCGTCGATCGGGTGGGTGGGGGTGAGCAGCTGGACGTTGGGGCCGATCTGCACGTCGTCGCCGATCGTGATCGGGGCGACGTCGAGCGCGACCAGGCCGAAGTTGGCGAAGCAGCGGTCGCCGACGTGGAGGTTCGTGCCGTAGTCGACCTGCAGCGGCGGACGCAGCTCGGTCCCCTCGCCCAGCGAGCCCAGCAGGTCCTCCAGCAGCCCGCGACGCAGGGCCTCCTGGCGGGCGCTGGTGGCGTTGAACGCGGCCACCAGGTCCAGGGCACGGCGGCCGGCCTCGGCGATCTCGGGGTCGTCGGCGAGGTACAGCTCGCCGGCGCGCATCCGCTCGGTCATGGTCCGGTCGTCGCCCTCGTCGGGGCGGGGGTGCTGGTCACCCGCGCAGCCTAGGGCCGCGCGGGCGGCCACCGGGTCACGGCTCGACGGTGCCGTGCCGCGCGTCGTAGGTGTCCCCGGTCAGCTTGACCTTGGCGAAGGACAGCAGCGAGGCGACCTTGCCGCCGGGGGTGTCCCAGTACTCCGCCTTCTCGACGTCGACGCGGATCAGCACGGCGTTTGGGTCCTCGGGCCCGCCGGGCAGCCAGGCCTCGGCGAAGGTGTTCCACAGCTCGCGCAGCTTGGCGGTGTCGTCGACGACGTACGCCTTCCCGGTCAGGGACACCCAGGTGTCGCGGGAGGAGAAGGTGAGCGCGACCGACGCGTCGTGGCCGAGCGCCCGGGTGTGGGCGGTGTCGCGCGCGGTGATGAACCACATCTCGGCGTCGGGCTCGACCTCCTGGCGCGCCATCGGGATGCTGCGCGGGCCCTCGGTGCCGAAGGTGGTGAACATCGCGATCGGCATGTCCTCCATCAGCTCGACGAGGTGCGCCCGCTCGCGGTCCTGGTCGCCGGCGGTGGTGGTCTGCTCGGAGGAGGTCATGACCCCAGCCTGCGCCCACCCCGGGGAGGCTGGCCACCCTCTGCCGGGGTGGTCGGCCGCGGCCTGGCAGGGTCGTCGCCGTGACCGAGCACCACGAGGCGTACTTCCGGCGGACGGGCCGGACCACCTACCTCGCCACCGAGCACACCAGCGGGGCGTGGTCGACGACCGAGCAGCACGTCAGCCCGCTCTGCGGCCTGCTGGTGCACGTCCTCGAGCGCGACCTGCCCCGACCGGACCTCGCGCTGGCGCGGGTCAGCATCGACATCCTCGGCGTCGTGCCGGTGGACGAGGTGGAGGTCGGCGCCCGGGTGGTGCGCCCCGGGCGCACGATCGAGCTCGCCGAGGTCGAGGCGTCGTACGCCGGGCGCGCCGTGCTGCGCGCCCGTACCTGGCGCCTGGCGCCCTCGGACACCGCCGACGTCGCCGCGCACGACGTGACCCCCATGCCGCCGCCCGCGCGCTCCGAGCCGTGGGAGATGGGTTCGCTGTGGCCCGGCGGCTACATCGGCTCGCTC
This window encodes:
- a CDS encoding fused MFS/spermidine synthase — protein: MGARTAAALVFGTSAAVLVVELVALRLLAPYLGLTLETNTLVIGVALTAIALGSWLGGRAADATDPRRLLGPAIGISGAVVALTPATVRSAAEVAPSGFVLVALGAILVPGALLSAVTPIVTKLRLTTLEETGTVVGRLSGIGTAGAIVGTVLTGFVLISRVPVGVIMVGLGVVLLATALLVDLRVRGWSGWSRGARVGAGAAVLAGGLGVLVAPGGCDVETTYHCARVVEDPDDPDGRTLVLDGLRHSYVDLGDPTRLDFEYVRALAAVADASFPPGEPIAAQHLGAGGATLPRYLAADRPGTRSVVSEIDGGVVQVDLDRLGLETGPDLEVRVEDARLGLADVADDSRDLVVGDAFGGVSVPWHLATVEMMDEVDRVLEDDGVYAANVIDHAPLSFARAEVATLAAAFDHVALLGPSDVLDASGGGNMVVVASDAPLPLEEVARGLDERETQWDVLSGDALASWVGDAEVLTDDFAPVDQLLTPYGA
- a CDS encoding DNA glycosylase AlkZ-like family protein, with amino-acid sequence MPARAADAADAPAHRLTRAGARRLAVRAQLLTADRPTDLLDVVRHLTVVQLDPTAAVAPSADVVLWSRLGGSYAPADLRDALDAGSLVELHMMARPAEDVALLRAEMAAWPGEDTPTSSWPSELRDWVAANGGCRQEILALLRAEGPLPVPELPDTCVRPWRSSGWNHGRDRVRLLELMVARGEVAVVGREGRDKVYDLAERVYPDDPVVPLAEAEAERDRRRLAALGIARPGRLVVPGEPGSVGEAGEPAVVEGVRGRWRVDPALLTDVDDEVPGRTALLSPLDRLVVDRKRAAELFAFDFALEMYKPVAARRWGYWALPVLHHEELVGKVDASAEASEGVLRVDAVHEDAPWSPAVREAVDRELDALATWLGLEVLRLDRR
- a CDS encoding YeeE/YedE family protein codes for the protein MATEQFSADQATARPDTRPARAEPAPPPQAGVVIAGLLGTLVLGGIIWSRSGGMTATLFAVGTAFGFVLFHSRFGFTSAWRQLVAVRQGAGLRAHMLMIAVAATLFAPILATGASFGAGTTPTASLAPIGFGVVIGAFLFGIGMQVGGACASGTLFAVGSGQSAIVLTLGGFVVGSVLGAWTFDFWLGLPAFGPVSLADTGAGYLGGWLITLAAIGAVVAVTYVVGRGRRVPPTGRPASARGAARAVRGSWPLWVGALLLAGLNGLTLWLSGSAWGITSAFALWGSKLLDLVGVDVTSWSYWADRAGSYEAGVLGDTTSVMDIGIMLGALVASAAAGAWTLHRRIPGKLALGAVLGGIAMGYGARIAYGCNIGAYFAGIASFSLHGWLWGAMALLGTYLGLKLRPVFGLGNPKPEDSVC
- a CDS encoding sugar O-acetyltransferase; this encodes MTERMRAGELYLADDPEIAEAGRRALDLVAAFNATSARQEALRRGLLEDLLGSLGEGTELRPPLQVDYGTNLHVGDRCFANFGLVALDVAPITIGDDVQIGPNVQLLTPTHPIDADLRRAKWEAAEPITIGDNVWLGGGVIVCPGVTIGADTVVGAGSVVTRDLPAGVVAVGNPARVLRSAADD
- a CDS encoding pyridoxamine 5'-phosphate oxidase family protein, which codes for MTSSEQTTTAGDQDRERAHLVELMEDMPIAMFTTFGTEGPRSIPMARQEVEPDAEMWFITARDTAHTRALGHDASVALTFSSRDTWVSLTGKAYVVDDTAKLRELWNTFAEAWLPGGPEDPNAVLIRVDVEKAEYWDTPGGKVASLLSFAKVKLTGDTYDARHGTVEP
- a CDS encoding thioesterase family protein; amino-acid sequence: MTEHHEAYFRRTGRTTYLATEHTSGAWSTTEQHVSPLCGLLVHVLERDLPRPDLALARVSIDILGVVPVDEVEVGARVVRPGRTIELAEVEASYAGRAVLRARTWRLAPSDTADVAAHDVTPMPPPARSEPWEMGSLWPGGYIGSLEVRRAAGAAPGRGRAWVSSPVALVADEEVSEQAAWTRLLDTANGVAVRAAPGDWAYPNVDLTYHLHRTPRGPWVGLDTSVTWGAEGVGLTSTVLHDEHGPVGTAAQVLTLRRAAAR